GAGTCTCGCAACATGCCGCATCGGCACATGACCCTCGATCGCATAGCCGCCGATCACGGCCGTGTGGCACGACGCCAGCTGGCCAGGCACACCATATCGCGTCTTTACGGCGGCCATGTCAGCGCGGTTCTCGACAGTCACATCATAACCGGCCTTGCGTGCGATATCCGCCCAAGCTTCGCAGCAGCCGCATTCGGGATCGCGATAAACGAGCATTCGCTTGGGGCTGGACGTCTCGGCGCCCGGCGCGGGCGCCGCGCCATTCTTATCGCTGGTCGCCGCCGGGCCCGAGGCAGAATTGCATGCCGCAAGCGCGATCCCCGATCCGACCGCAATCAGGCCGAAAAGATGACGGCGCGTCATCAGATTTTTCATGTCATTTCCTCGCGAGAATGGATTTCATCTGTTCGATTTCGGCCGCCTGCCCCGCGATGATGCCGCGGCAGAGTTCGCGTATCTCGGCATCTTTGAGAGAAGCCTGTTCACACATGAGGATCGCGCCCGAGTGATGCGGGATCATCGAACGCAAGAAGGCCGTGTCGCCGATCGTCGTCTGTGTCCGGATGAGCCCGAAGCTCCCGAAGAAGGCAACTGCCGATCCCAGCAGCAGGAACGTATTGAGACGTTTCGACGGGAACATGCCCGGCATTGCGACGATCATCAGCACGACCATCGGCGAGACCATCATCAGCGTCATGTAGAGCATGTTGAGATTATTGTAGAAGCTCGAGAGGCGGTCGATCATGACGAACATCACCAGATACATGATGACGCCGCTGACGATCGTCTGCAGCGCGAGGCTGCGATAGGCTGGTTTCACGGCATTTCTCCTCGACGTGTCGCCACCCCGCGAAACTTCTAGAACCAGGCCCGCACCCCCATCACGAAGCTGACGCCGCTCGCATCCTCGCCCGCGGCGCGGGCAAAACGCGCGGTATCGCCGACCTTGCGCGCCCATTCGACGCCGACATAAGGCGCGAATTCCTTCACGACCTCGTAACGCAGGCGAAGCCCGAGCTCGAAATCCGAAAGCCCCGAACCAACGCCGGTCTCGGGGACATCCTGGAGCGCAAAATTGACCTCCGCCATCGGCTGGAGGATCAGTTTCTGGGTGATGCGCTGGTCGTAATAGCCTTCGAGCCGGGCGAGCAGATCACCCTTGTTCGAAAGAAACAGCGCGCCCTCGACTTCGAACCAATAGGGGGCGAGCCCCTCGAAGCCGATCGTCGCATAGGTGCGGTCGGGGCCGGGCCCAAGATCCTGCCTGATACCCGCCTGCGCGTTGAAATAGGGTCCGATCGCCCGGCTGTAGAGCGCCTGTACCTCGGCGCTCTCGATGCCTTCGCCGAACACGCCCTCGCCTTCGCTCTTGATCGTCAGCCGGTTAATGTCGCCGCCGTACCAAGCCTCACCGTCCCAGCGGAACCCGTCGCGGCCCTTGCGCGCCTGATATTCGGCAAGGTTGAAGCTGATGAAAGCGATGGTCTGCGCACCATTCTCTTTCATCATGTCGTGGCGCGAATGCTCCATTTCGGCTTGGGGATAAATGCGATCGGCATACCAGTCGCCGGGAGGCGCAGGCGCGGTAGCATCGCCCGGCGGCAAATCGGTGCCGCTAGCGCTGCTCGTGGTCGCCATGCCTTCCATTCCCGCCATCGCGTCCGCAGATCCGCCCTTCGGGGTGCAATGGCCCATTTTGGCATGTTCGGGCGGGCAATCGGGATCGGACGGCTGCGGTGCGCCATGATCCATCGCACCCATGTCCGAAGCGCCCTTGCCTGGAGCTTCCGCCTCAGGCGTACAATGACCCATCGCCGCATGTTCGGGCGGGCAGCTTGAAGCCTC
The Sphingopyxis macrogoltabida genome window above contains:
- a CDS encoding DUF411 domain-containing protein, whose amino-acid sequence is MLVYRDPECGCCEAWADIARKAGYDVTVENRADMAAVKTRYGVPGQLASCHTAVIGGYAIEGHVPMRHVARLLHDKPRDIRGIAVPGMPRGSPGMEMPDGSADAFEVMAFGSDGKVSEFRA
- a CDS encoding copper resistance protein B; the encoded protein is MTRVALLLAGIAPLAFAVPAAAQSMDHSMHGAAPAPTPAPSPTPAPVAQSAPEAPAEGSMEQMDHGNMQGMDMEPEASSCPPEHAAMGHCTPEAEAPGKGASDMGAMDHGAPQPSDPDCPPEHAKMGHCTPKGGSADAMAGMEGMATTSSASGTDLPPGDATAPAPPGDWYADRIYPQAEMEHSRHDMMKENGAQTIAFISFNLAEYQARKGRDGFRWDGEAWYGGDINRLTIKSEGEGVFGEGIESAEVQALYSRAIGPYFNAQAGIRQDLGPGPDRTYATIGFEGLAPYWFEVEGALFLSNKGDLLARLEGYYDQRITQKLILQPMAEVNFALQDVPETGVGSGLSDFELGLRLRYEVVKEFAPYVGVEWARKVGDTARFARAAGEDASGVSFVMGVRAWF
- a CDS encoding DUF305 domain-containing protein, giving the protein MYLVMFVMIDRLSSFYNNLNMLYMTLMMVSPMVVLMIVAMPGMFPSKRLNTFLLLGSAVAFFGSFGLIRTQTTIGDTAFLRSMIPHHSGAILMCEQASLKDAEIRELCRGIIAGQAAEIEQMKSILARK